Proteins from a single region of Sphingomonas sp.:
- a CDS encoding acyltransferase family protein — protein MADGAHPSERIGYIPAIDGLRAVAVVSVILFHLWPKLLPGGFTGVDIFFVISGFVVTASLLGRQFDSLGQLAKWFYARRLMRIMPALVAMLLAAILAAQLFIPQAWLSNSLAQVGRFAFFGLSNVVLATDTETYFGPQAAYNPFTHTWSLGVEEQFYLLFPLLLYWHQKLHSGAKAVRWVATLTAISLLICAILAFTAPKFAFYLIFSRFWELGVGMLLCLTRTRWLGWAQRQKWLGPVSALLIAAGLAISEGPLFPFPFALLPVLGTAGLIATICAGRASRALGSRPMVAVGLLSYSLYLWHWPVFVLFRWTSGLHTLNLQLTALAIAVVLAVLSYFLVEKPLRNARRIKAAPRGHVVASVSAAVVVAALGGHALFAAHDRITLSVTGDRHAWYADPDRPLDPALRHCTVTATREKVGGGQTDVWTPSGCTTPAAGFTLFVPADSHGVAYTPALRQLAADLGVPVRLYFKPGCPYLKLIESHASRPRCAAFYDGVLADIRSKAKPGDIVFLPGLRLTRRTNQFEGDRDAVGAVGDVVTEAAIEEARQLLSQLGAGGIRLVLEAPKPLFPSPTFRCADWFNRTNPICHGLSVTRIDMLEQRRKVMRAMSGLAAQVPGLTLWDPLPALCPDDRCEALPGGRPLFFDGDHISGLGNDRLYPQLKQTLLSVAPKK, from the coding sequence ATGGCAGACGGCGCGCACCCCTCCGAACGGATCGGCTATATCCCCGCGATCGACGGACTGCGCGCGGTGGCGGTGGTCTCGGTGATCCTCTTCCACCTCTGGCCCAAACTGCTGCCGGGCGGATTCACCGGGGTCGATATCTTCTTCGTGATCTCCGGTTTCGTCGTCACCGCCTCGCTGCTCGGGCGGCAATTCGACAGCCTCGGCCAGCTCGCCAAATGGTTCTATGCGCGGCGGCTGATGCGGATCATGCCGGCGCTGGTGGCGATGCTGCTCGCCGCGATCCTCGCGGCACAGCTCTTTATTCCGCAGGCATGGCTGAGCAATTCGCTGGCCCAGGTCGGACGCTTCGCCTTTTTCGGCCTCAGCAACGTCGTACTGGCGACCGACACGGAGACCTACTTCGGGCCGCAGGCGGCGTACAACCCGTTCACCCACACCTGGTCGCTGGGAGTCGAGGAGCAATTCTATCTGCTCTTCCCGCTGCTGCTCTACTGGCACCAGAAGCTGCATTCGGGCGCGAAGGCGGTGCGTTGGGTGGCGACCCTCACCGCGATCTCGCTACTGATCTGCGCGATACTTGCATTCACTGCGCCCAAATTCGCCTTCTACCTGATCTTCTCGCGCTTCTGGGAGCTGGGCGTCGGCATGCTGTTGTGCCTGACACGCACTCGCTGGCTGGGCTGGGCACAGCGGCAGAAGTGGTTGGGACCGGTATCGGCGCTGCTGATCGCCGCCGGCCTGGCGATCTCGGAGGGGCCGCTTTTCCCCTTCCCGTTCGCGCTGTTGCCGGTGCTGGGTACCGCCGGGCTGATCGCCACGATCTGCGCCGGCCGCGCCTCGCGCGCGCTCGGCAGCCGGCCGATGGTCGCAGTCGGGCTGCTCTCCTACTCGCTTTATCTGTGGCACTGGCCGGTGTTCGTACTGTTCCGCTGGACCAGCGGCCTGCACACGCTGAACCTCCAGCTCACGGCGCTGGCCATCGCCGTCGTGCTGGCGGTGCTGTCCTATTTCCTCGTCGAGAAACCGCTGCGCAACGCCCGGCGGATCAAGGCGGCGCCACGCGGCCACGTGGTCGCGAGCGTGTCGGCGGCGGTGGTCGTCGCGGCGCTGGGCGGACATGCTCTGTTCGCGGCGCACGACCGCATCACCCTCAGCGTGACCGGCGACCGCCATGCCTGGTACGCCGATCCAGACCGGCCGCTCGATCCCGCGCTGCGCCACTGCACGGTGACCGCCACGCGCGAGAAGGTCGGCGGCGGCCAGACCGATGTGTGGACACCGAGCGGCTGCACCACGCCAGCCGCCGGCTTCACCCTGTTCGTGCCGGCGGACTCACACGGCGTCGCCTACACCCCGGCGCTCCGCCAGCTTGCCGCCGATCTCGGCGTACCCGTGCGGCTCTATTTCAAGCCGGGTTGCCCCTATCTCAAGCTGATCGAAAGCCACGCCTCGCGCCCGCGCTGTGCGGCTTTCTATGACGGCGTGCTCGCCGATATCCGCAGCAAGGCGAAGCCCGGCGATATCGTGTTCCTGCCCGGCCTGCGCCTGACCCGGCGCACCAACCAGTTCGAGGGCGACCGCGACGCGGTCGGAGCGGTCGGCGATGTCGTGACCGAAGCCGCGATCGAGGAAGCGCGGCAATTGCTGAGCCAGCTCGGCGCCGGCGGGATCAGGCTGGTGCTGGAGGCGCCCAAGCCGTTATTCCCCAGCCCGACCTTCCGCTGCGCCGACTGGTTCAACCGCACCAACCCGATCTGTCACGGCCTCAGCGTCACGCGCATCGACATGCTCGAACAGCGCCGCAAGGTGATGCGGGCGATGAGCGGTCTGGCGGCGCAGGTGCCGGGGCTCACGTTATGGGATCCGCTACCGGCGTTGTGCCCGGACGACCGCTGCGAAGCACTGCCCGGGGGACGGCCTTTGTTCTTCGACGGCGATCATATCTCCGGCCTCGGCAATGACCGGCTCTATCCGCAGCTCAAACAAACCCTGCTCAGCGTGGCGCCGAAGAAATAG
- the rplL gene encoding 50S ribosomal protein L7/L12 has product MADLNKIVDDLSALTVLEAAELSKLLEEKWGVSAAAAVAAAPAAGGAGGAAPAEEAKDEFDVILTGDGGKKINVIKEVRAITGLGLTEAKTLVESAPKAVKEGVNKDEAEKIKKQLEEAGATVELK; this is encoded by the coding sequence ATGGCTGACCTGAACAAGATCGTTGACGACCTTTCGGCTCTCACCGTCCTCGAGGCCGCTGAGCTTTCGAAGCTTCTCGAAGAGAAGTGGGGCGTTTCGGCTGCCGCGGCTGTTGCCGCTGCTCCGGCTGCTGGCGGCGCCGGCGGCGCGGCTCCGGCCGAAGAAGCCAAGGACGAATTCGACGTGATCCTCACCGGCGACGGTGGCAAGAAGATCAACGTCATCAAGGAAGTCCGCGCCATCACCGGCCTGGGCCTGACCGAAGCCAAGACCCTGGTCGAGTCGGCTCCCAAGGCCGTCAAGGAAGGCGTCAACAAGGACGAAGCCGAGAAGATCAAGAAGCAGCTCGAGGAAGCCGGCGCGACCGTCGAACTCAAGTAA
- the rplJ gene encoding 50S ribosomal protein L10, with translation MDRAQKAEAVAELNATFNEVGVVVVTRNLGMTVAQSTVLRNKMREAGATYKVSKNKLAKIALDGTDYGSLGELLVGPVGLASSIDPVAAAKVAIDFAKTTDKFEIVGGAMGAQALDANGVKALASLPSLDELRAKLVGLLVAPATKLATITQAPAAQIARVLSAHAEKEAA, from the coding sequence ATGGATCGTGCTCAAAAGGCCGAAGCCGTCGCCGAACTGAACGCAACCTTCAACGAGGTCGGCGTGGTGGTTGTCACCCGCAATCTCGGCATGACCGTCGCCCAGTCGACCGTCCTGCGCAACAAGATGCGTGAAGCCGGCGCGACCTACAAGGTCTCGAAGAACAAGCTTGCCAAGATCGCCCTGGACGGCACCGACTATGGCTCGCTCGGCGAGCTACTGGTTGGTCCGGTCGGCCTTGCGTCGTCGATCGATCCGGTCGCCGCTGCCAAGGTTGCGATCGATTTCGCCAAGACGACCGACAAGTTCGAGATCGTCGGCGGTGCGATGGGTGCCCAGGCGCTCGACGCGAACGGCGTGAAGGCTCTGGCCTCGCTGCCCTCGCTCGACGAGCTGCGTGCCAAGCTCGTTGGCCTGCTGGTTGCCCCGGCGACCAAGCTCGCCACGATCACGCAGGCTCCGGCCGCGCAGATCGCCCGCGTCCTCTCGGCCCATGCCGAGAAGGAAGCCGCGTAA
- a CDS encoding TonB-dependent receptor plug domain-containing protein: protein MRVVVAGCVLACVAAPLAAQEAPTTPPPPEATPDATRRVFVPADFARFAPKTGYDMLTQLPGFTIRTASGDRGLGQASENILIDGQRVADKSGGAAGRLQRTPAAQVERIELVDAAQVGISGLSGQVANVVLRQGGASSGQFEWRPEFRPLYAHPNLFRGSISYNGKTGPVDYTLSIENQGNRGAHGGPYVTITDAAGALIERRDFNLYSDFDQPWLTARFKIDGPDDSVANLSVRYGPYWYAFGNKEYRTRPNGDDRIRGTTQTQQGYMFDLNGDYEFSLGPGRLKLIGVRHYEHEPTYSTQRTAYASGAADDGTLFFRDARIGETVLRGEYGWKGGSNNWQVSVEQAVNRLSQIGRLYLLSPAGAFAEVPYPEGSGAVVEHRYEAIASLSRPLSSSLDLQLAGGAEISKLERIDGNLPARNFFRPKGSASLAWRPAAGWDTSLKISRSVGQISFYDFLAQPNLTQERTNSGNPDLVPPQSWQIEGEIGRALGAWGKTRLKLYAHRIDDIVDIIPVGTNGEAIGNLPRATRFGIESTSTIQFDPIGWKGAKLDARVAVIKTSVRDPLTGVNRPISGENDYFGSVALRHDIPNSPIAWGAAASLNHVSKTYFLTEVGRGWEGPVFASVYLEHKNLLGLTVRATAGNVLGGRHKFDRTVYTGYRDRSPVAFNESQNTTIGPIFTLSVKGRL from the coding sequence ATGCGGGTAGTGGTTGCGGGATGTGTGCTTGCTTGCGTTGCGGCGCCGCTGGCCGCGCAGGAGGCGCCGACAACTCCTCCTCCACCCGAAGCAACGCCCGATGCCACCCGGCGCGTGTTCGTCCCCGCCGACTTCGCCCGCTTCGCGCCCAAGACCGGCTATGACATGCTGACCCAGTTGCCCGGCTTCACGATCCGCACCGCCAGTGGCGATCGCGGACTGGGCCAGGCATCGGAGAACATCCTGATCGACGGCCAGCGCGTCGCCGACAAATCGGGCGGCGCCGCTGGACGGCTGCAGCGTACCCCTGCGGCGCAGGTCGAGCGGATCGAGCTGGTCGATGCGGCGCAAGTAGGGATTTCGGGGCTTTCGGGCCAAGTCGCCAACGTCGTGCTGCGGCAAGGCGGCGCGTCGAGCGGCCAGTTCGAATGGCGGCCCGAATTTCGCCCACTCTATGCGCACCCCAATCTCTTCCGCGGATCGATCAGCTACAACGGCAAGACCGGGCCGGTGGACTACACCCTCTCGATCGAGAACCAGGGCAATCGCGGCGCGCATGGCGGGCCCTATGTGACGATCACCGATGCCGCGGGCGCGCTGATCGAGCGTCGCGACTTCAACCTCTATTCGGATTTCGACCAGCCGTGGCTGACCGCGCGCTTCAAGATCGACGGGCCCGACGATTCGGTCGCCAACCTCTCGGTGCGCTATGGACCCTATTGGTATGCGTTCGGGAACAAGGAATACCGCACCCGCCCGAACGGCGACGACCGCATCCGCGGGACGACCCAGACGCAGCAAGGCTATATGTTCGACCTCAATGGCGACTATGAGTTCTCGCTGGGGCCAGGACGGCTCAAGCTGATCGGCGTCAGGCATTACGAACATGAGCCGACCTACAGCACCCAGCGCACCGCCTATGCCAGCGGCGCAGCCGATGACGGAACGCTGTTCTTCCGCGACGCGCGGATCGGCGAAACGGTGCTGCGCGGCGAATATGGCTGGAAGGGCGGATCGAACAATTGGCAGGTCTCGGTCGAGCAGGCGGTCAACCGGCTCTCGCAGATCGGGCGGCTCTATCTGCTGTCGCCCGCCGGCGCCTTTGCCGAAGTGCCCTATCCCGAAGGCAGCGGCGCGGTCGTCGAGCATCGCTACGAGGCGATCGCCAGCCTTAGCCGTCCCCTCTCCTCTTCGCTCGATCTGCAATTGGCGGGTGGCGCCGAGATCTCGAAGCTGGAGCGGATCGACGGCAATCTGCCGGCGCGCAATTTCTTCCGCCCCAAGGGCAGCGCCTCGCTCGCCTGGCGCCCCGCGGCGGGCTGGGACACCAGCCTCAAGATCAGCCGCAGCGTGGGGCAGATCAGCTTCTACGACTTCCTCGCCCAACCCAATCTGACGCAGGAGCGCACCAATTCCGGCAACCCCGATCTGGTGCCGCCGCAAAGCTGGCAGATCGAGGGCGAAATCGGCCGCGCGCTCGGTGCATGGGGCAAGACCCGGCTCAAGCTCTACGCCCATCGCATCGACGACATTGTCGACATCATCCCGGTCGGCACCAATGGCGAGGCGATCGGCAATCTGCCGCGCGCGACCCGCTTCGGGATTGAATCGACCAGCACCATCCAGTTCGACCCGATCGGCTGGAAAGGCGCCAAGCTCGATGCCCGTGTCGCCGTCATCAAGACCAGCGTCCGCGATCCGCTGACCGGCGTGAACCGCCCGATCAGCGGCGAGAACGACTATTTCGGCAGTGTCGCGCTTCGCCACGATATCCCGAACAGTCCGATCGCCTGGGGCGCCGCCGCCAGCCTCAACCATGTCAGCAAGACCTATTTCCTCACCGAGGTCGGGCGCGGTTGGGAAGGACCGGTGTTCGCCAGCGTCTATCTCGAGCACAAGAACCTGCTCGGGCTGACGGTCCGCGCGACCGCAGGCAATGTGCTCGGCGGGCGCCACAAATTCGACCGGACCGTCTATACCGGTTATCGCGACCGCAGCCCGGTGGCATTCAACGAGAGCCAGAACACCACGATCGGCCCGATCTTCACGCTGTCGGTGAAGGGCCGGCTCTGA
- a CDS encoding DUF1801 domain-containing protein — protein sequence MSDSTPSQLIDQRIADLGDWRGETLARLRALIHEAIPDVTEEWKWRGVPTWYADGMLFTGETYKAVVKMTFAKGAALADPNGLFNASLGGNVRRAIDFREGEAIDEAALKALFQEAVAANRKGKK from the coding sequence ATGAGCGATTCGACGCCGTCGCAGCTGATCGATCAGCGCATCGCCGATCTCGGCGACTGGCGCGGGGAGACGCTCGCCCGGCTGCGCGCGCTGATCCATGAAGCGATCCCCGACGTGACCGAGGAGTGGAAATGGCGCGGCGTGCCGACCTGGTATGCCGATGGCATGCTGTTCACCGGCGAAACCTATAAGGCGGTGGTCAAGATGACCTTCGCCAAGGGCGCGGCGCTGGCCGATCCCAACGGCCTGTTCAATGCGAGCCTCGGCGGCAATGTCCGCCGCGCGATCGATTTCCGTGAAGGTGAGGCGATCGACGAGGCCGCGCTGAAGGCGCTGTTTCAGGAGGCCGTAGCGGCAAACCGAAAGGGGAAGAAGTAG
- a CDS encoding SRPBCC domain-containing protein, translated as MTETLTVIVEREFAHPPAKLWRALTQPHLIAEWLMKNDFAAVVGHKFNLSGEWGGMLDCEVLEVESERILAYRWDYPNPDPQFDLRSIVTFTLTPTPRGTLLRMEQAGFRPDQPRASGGAKFGWAQNFDKLEAALADREGI; from the coding sequence ATGACCGAAACGCTGACCGTGATCGTCGAGCGCGAGTTCGCGCATCCGCCCGCGAAACTGTGGCGCGCGCTGACCCAGCCGCATCTGATCGCCGAATGGCTGATGAAGAATGATTTCGCGGCGGTAGTCGGGCACAAGTTCAACCTGAGCGGCGAATGGGGCGGGATGCTCGATTGCGAGGTGCTGGAGGTCGAATCCGAACGCATACTCGCCTATCGCTGGGATTATCCCAATCCGGACCCGCAATTCGACCTGCGCAGCATCGTCACCTTCACGCTGACCCCGACGCCCCGCGGCACATTGTTGCGGATGGAACAGGCCGGCTTCCGCCCCGATCAGCCGCGCGCGTCGGGCGGCGCCAAATTCGGCTGGGCGCAGAATTTCGACAAGCTCGAAGCCGCGCTGGCGGATCGGGAGGGGATATGA
- a CDS encoding metalloregulator ArsR/SmtB family transcription factor, translating into MTSPDLLFKALADPTRRAIFEGLCMHGEQTVGALTARAGVSQPAVSKHLGALKLAGLVQDRHAGRQTHYRALPGALAPLTDWASHMSEFWDRKFDGLEDLLNRMDQ; encoded by the coding sequence ATGACGTCGCCCGACCTCCTCTTTAAGGCTCTTGCCGACCCTACGCGCCGCGCGATCTTCGAGGGGCTGTGCATGCATGGTGAGCAGACCGTCGGCGCGCTGACCGCGCGGGCCGGAGTGTCGCAGCCAGCGGTTTCCAAGCATCTCGGCGCGCTCAAGCTGGCGGGGCTGGTTCAGGATCGTCACGCCGGGCGTCAGACGCACTACAGAGCCCTGCCAGGCGCGCTCGCCCCGCTCACCGATTGGGCGAGCCACATGAGCGAATTCTGGGATCGCAAGTTCGACGGTCTCGAGGATCTGCTGAACCGGATGGACCAATGA
- the rplA gene encoding 50S ribosomal protein L1: protein MAKLTKKQKTWSVDANKLHAVDEAIAIVKANATSKFDETVEVALNLGVDPRHADQMVRGVVTLPKGTGKTVRVGVFAKGAKADEATAAGADVVGAEDLMEAIQGGKIDFDRCIATPDMMGLVGRLGKILGPKGMMPNPKLGTVTMDVAGAVKAAKGGQIEYRVEKAGIIHSGIGKASFSAADLRENFDALVDAVVKAKPAGAKGKYVRKVAMSSSMGPGVKVDTATVAGA from the coding sequence ATGGCGAAGCTCACCAAGAAGCAGAAGACCTGGTCGGTCGATGCCAACAAGCTCCACGCCGTGGACGAAGCGATCGCGATCGTGAAGGCGAACGCCACTTCGAAGTTCGACGAAACCGTAGAAGTCGCGCTTAACCTGGGCGTCGATCCACGTCACGCTGACCAGATGGTCCGCGGTGTCGTCACGCTGCCCAAGGGCACCGGCAAGACCGTGCGCGTCGGCGTGTTCGCCAAGGGTGCCAAGGCTGACGAGGCGACCGCCGCTGGCGCCGATGTCGTCGGCGCCGAAGACCTGATGGAAGCCATCCAGGGCGGCAAGATCGATTTCGATCGCTGCATCGCCACCCCGGACATGATGGGCCTGGTCGGCCGTCTCGGCAAGATCCTGGGTCCGAAGGGCATGATGCCGAACCCCAAGCTCGGCACCGTCACCATGGACGTCGCCGGCGCGGTCAAGGCTGCCAAGGGCGGCCAGATCGAATACCGCGTCGAAAAGGCCGGCATCATCCACTCGGGCATCGGCAAGGCGTCGTTCTCGGCGGCCGACCTGCGCGAGAATTTCGATGCGCTGGTCGATGCTGTGGTCAAGGCGAAGCCCGCCGGCGCCAAGGGCAAATATGTCCGCAAGGTCGCGATGAGCTCGTCGATGGGCCCGGGCGTCAAGGTCGACACGGCCACGGTTGCCGGCGCCTGA
- the rplK gene encoding 50S ribosomal protein L11, which produces MAKKITGYIKLQVPAGTANPSPPIGPALGQRGVNIMEFCKAFNAATADLEKTVPIPTVITVYADKSFSFETKTPPASFLIKKAANLKSGSKEPGKVSAGKITRSKLAEIAQVKMKDLNANDIEAATKIIEGSARAMGLTVVEG; this is translated from the coding sequence ATGGCAAAAAAGATTACCGGCTATATCAAGCTGCAGGTGCCGGCCGGCACCGCGAACCCGTCCCCCCCGATCGGCCCGGCACTGGGTCAGCGCGGCGTGAACATCATGGAGTTCTGCAAGGCGTTCAACGCCGCGACTGCGGATCTCGAAAAGACCGTTCCGATCCCGACCGTGATCACCGTCTATGCGGACAAGAGCTTCTCGTTCGAGACCAAGACGCCGCCAGCGTCGTTCCTCATCAAGAAGGCCGCGAACCTCAAGTCGGGCTCGAAGGAGCCGGGCAAGGTCTCGGCGGGCAAGATCACCCGTTCGAAGCTGGCCGAGATCGCGCAGGTCAAGATGAAGGACCTCAACGCTAACGACATCGAAGCCGCAACCAAGATTATCGAAGGCTCCGCCCGCGCGATGGGCCTCACCGTGGTGGAGGGTTAA
- a CDS encoding anti-sigma factor → MTDDELAMAYTDGEMDAISARRFEKRMAEAPALAAAVEAHRALRERLRDGFAPIAEAPLPDRLTALLGSNVVEMRPRARSGSFWRAAIALAACLVAVVAIGLFRQSAPTGGSPQMASAPLARSLDTQLAGGQGATRMLVSFRDRQGSYCRFFQAPEMSGIACREKQGWALRQTSAHAPGGTGEYRQAGSADADLFAAAQGMMAGDPLDPAAERAAQARGWRD, encoded by the coding sequence ATGACCGACGACGAACTCGCAATGGCCTATACCGATGGTGAGATGGACGCGATCTCAGCCCGGCGGTTCGAGAAGCGCATGGCCGAGGCGCCGGCGTTGGCGGCTGCGGTTGAGGCGCATCGCGCGCTCCGCGAGCGCCTACGGGACGGCTTCGCCCCGATCGCCGAGGCCCCACTTCCCGATCGCCTAACCGCGTTGCTCGGTTCGAACGTCGTGGAGATGCGCCCCAGGGCGCGGTCTGGCAGCTTCTGGCGCGCCGCGATAGCGCTTGCCGCGTGCTTGGTCGCGGTTGTGGCCATCGGCCTGTTCCGGCAATCCGCGCCGACCGGCGGAAGCCCGCAAATGGCGTCGGCCCCGCTCGCCCGCTCGCTCGACACGCAGCTCGCCGGCGGACAAGGCGCGACGCGGATGCTCGTCAGTTTCCGCGACCGCCAGGGCAGCTATTGCCGGTTCTTCCAGGCCCCCGAAATGAGCGGCATAGCCTGCCGCGAGAAGCAAGGCTGGGCGCTCCGGCAGACCAGCGCACACGCGCCCGGCGGAACCGGCGAATATCGCCAGGCCGGCTCGGCGGATGCGGACCTGTTCGCCGCCGCGCAGGGCATGATGGCGGGAGATCCGCTAGACCCCGCCGCCGAGCGCGCGGCGCAAGCGCGGGGATGGCGCGACTAG
- a CDS encoding RNA polymerase sigma factor, protein MGAFEDELLAVLPRLRRFARALTHHAADADDLAQVTVEKALKARQQWQPGTRMDSWMYRIMRNAWIDTARARTRAAETFAPEEAGAHVANGGADTIEAHVEFGEVEAAMAELPGEQREAVALVLIEGLAYKEAAEILEIPMGTLTSRLVRGRQALAARLGEAA, encoded by the coding sequence TTGGGTGCTTTCGAAGACGAGTTGCTGGCCGTGTTGCCCCGCTTGCGCCGTTTCGCGCGGGCGCTGACGCATCACGCTGCCGATGCGGACGATCTCGCCCAGGTCACGGTCGAAAAGGCGCTGAAGGCGCGCCAGCAATGGCAGCCCGGAACAAGGATGGATAGCTGGATGTACCGCATCATGCGCAATGCCTGGATAGACACGGCGCGAGCCCGGACCCGGGCCGCGGAGACCTTCGCGCCTGAAGAGGCCGGTGCGCATGTCGCCAATGGCGGCGCGGACACGATCGAGGCGCATGTGGAATTCGGCGAAGTCGAGGCGGCGATGGCCGAGCTTCCCGGCGAGCAGCGCGAGGCGGTGGCCTTGGTCCTGATCGAGGGGCTCGCCTACAAGGAAGCCGCCGAGATCCTCGAGATACCGATGGGCACCCTCACCTCGCGGCTGGTACGCGGACGCCAGGCGCTGGCCGCCCGGCTGGGGGAAGCGGCATGA
- a CDS encoding S8 family serine peptidase encodes MRTLALLFALALAGLAAPAQAQLVPGVPVGDALRPVAPVLDRVAELPRQAVSQLETARLDRIAKLVRDHPQAIGLDPNGFPARAHEVVVSDPSDAMVKAAAGRGFRLIERDTALDVGFARFETPRGMPLKRAIRALREMGAREVDADQLHFQSGAAASTGTIHALPFQQGGGPFIGMIDGGVGGGGMIQRGFASGGARASDHGTAIASLILGRGPVRGAAPGARLIVADVYGSDPAGGSATAIAKALGWLVEQGAPVAAISLVGPQNALLARVIAAAQARGMIVVAAVGNDGPAAPYAYPASYPGVIAVTGVDARNRLLIEAGRSTHLDYAAPGADMLAINAAGAPASVRGTSFAVPLVAARIALAYPRLAPAVRPAALRVVDGQAQPLGKRYGRGVVCGTCRTPPR; translated from the coding sequence ATGCGAACCCTGGCTCTACTGTTTGCGCTCGCGCTGGCCGGCCTTGCCGCGCCCGCCCAGGCGCAATTGGTGCCCGGCGTGCCGGTGGGCGATGCGCTCCGGCCGGTGGCGCCGGTTCTCGATCGGGTCGCCGAGCTTCCGCGGCAGGCGGTCAGCCAGCTCGAAACGGCGCGTCTCGACCGGATCGCGAAGCTTGTGCGCGATCACCCGCAAGCGATCGGACTCGATCCCAACGGCTTTCCGGCGCGCGCGCACGAAGTAGTGGTCAGCGATCCGAGCGATGCGATGGTGAAGGCGGCGGCGGGCAGGGGCTTTCGGCTGATCGAGCGCGATACGGCGCTGGACGTAGGCTTCGCGCGCTTCGAGACGCCGCGGGGAATGCCGCTCAAGCGTGCGATCCGGGCGCTGCGCGAGATGGGCGCGCGCGAGGTGGATGCCGATCAGTTGCATTTTCAGAGCGGTGCGGCGGCAAGCACCGGAACGATTCATGCGCTGCCGTTCCAGCAGGGCGGCGGGCCTTTCATCGGAATGATCGATGGCGGAGTAGGCGGCGGGGGCATGATCCAGCGCGGCTTTGCCAGCGGCGGCGCGCGCGCCAGCGACCATGGCACGGCGATCGCCTCGCTGATCCTGGGGCGCGGTCCGGTGCGCGGAGCGGCGCCGGGCGCGAGGCTGATCGTGGCGGATGTCTATGGCAGTGACCCGGCAGGCGGCAGCGCGACAGCGATCGCCAAGGCGCTGGGCTGGCTGGTCGAGCAGGGCGCGCCGGTGGCGGCGATCAGTCTGGTCGGGCCGCAAAACGCCTTGCTTGCGCGCGTGATCGCCGCCGCGCAGGCGCGGGGCATGATCGTCGTGGCGGCGGTGGGCAATGACGGGCCCGCAGCACCCTATGCCTATCCCGCTTCCTATCCCGGCGTGATCGCGGTGACCGGGGTCGATGCGAGGAACCGCCTGCTCATCGAAGCGGGGCGCTCCACGCATCTCGATTACGCGGCGCCCGGCGCGGACATGCTCGCGATCAACGCCGCTGGGGCACCCGCGAGCGTGCGGGGCACGTCTTTCGCCGTGCCGCTGGTTGCCGCGCGGATCGCGCTCGCTTATCCGCGCCTCGCCCCCGCCGTCCGCCCCGCTGCGCTGCGAGTGGTGGACGGGCAGGCACAGCCGCTCGGCAAGCGCTATGGCCGTGGTGTCGTCTGCGGCACGTGCAGGACCCCGCCGCGCTGA